One genomic region from Spirulina subsalsa PCC 9445 encodes:
- a CDS encoding RNA-guided endonuclease InsQ/TnpB family protein produces the protein MLNLTYNYKIIPTKEQTEKIELNLTVCQSVWNYALAQRKLWYNSRSCQVNACSIRSEYIVAPFEYPNYHTQSANLTQAKKTNDFLKSGNAQAMQQTLRKLDRAFNDMKSKGLGFPRFKRNMKSFNLVSSRIEVNGNKLKMPLLGEVKFVKSRDIPEGFKIKQVQVIKKASGYYVNLAIELDVNIPTPIPHGHALGIDVGIQSMLATSDGLILPRPKFLDKARRKIKLLQRRLKNKNKGSNKWQKLQHRIALLHEAVANRRKDYHFKLAHQLCDGVGMVFVEDINFTAWSRGLFCKQSLDMGLGQFFTILEYVCSQTDTYFAKVNPDYTSQVCPECGTHTGKKELSQRVHSCSECGYTVDRDVAASIIVKQRGLTAVGAPVVKQPSNGVLSGTSV, from the coding sequence ATGCTTAACCTTACTTACAACTATAAGATAATTCCAACCAAAGAGCAGACAGAGAAGATCGAATTGAATTTAACTGTCTGCCAATCTGTTTGGAACTATGCTTTGGCTCAAAGAAAGCTTTGGTATAACAGTCGTAGTTGTCAGGTTAACGCTTGCTCTATTCGTTCTGAATATATTGTTGCTCCCTTTGAATATCCTAACTACCATACTCAATCTGCCAATCTAACCCAAGCTAAAAAGACTAACGATTTCCTTAAGTCTGGTAATGCCCAAGCGATGCAGCAAACATTGCGGAAATTAGATCGGGCGTTTAACGACATGAAAAGCAAGGGACTAGGTTTTCCTCGCTTCAAGAGGAACATGAAGTCTTTTAATTTAGTTAGTAGCAGAATTGAAGTCAATGGTAACAAGCTAAAGATGCCTCTATTGGGGGAAGTTAAGTTTGTCAAGTCACGGGATATTCCAGAGGGTTTTAAGATCAAACAAGTTCAAGTAATCAAGAAAGCATCGGGTTACTATGTCAACTTAGCAATTGAGCTTGATGTTAATATCCCAACCCCAATACCTCATGGTCACGCTTTGGGGATTGATGTTGGGATTCAAAGTATGCTGGCAACTTCCGACGGTTTGATTCTTCCTAGGCCGAAGTTTTTAGATAAAGCACGGCGTAAGATTAAATTACTACAAAGAAGGCTTAAAAATAAAAACAAAGGGTCCAATAAATGGCAGAAACTACAGCATCGGATCGCTCTATTACATGAAGCTGTAGCCAACAGAAGAAAGGATTACCACTTCAAGTTAGCCCATCAACTCTGTGATGGAGTCGGGATGGTATTTGTTGAAGATATTAACTTCACAGCTTGGAGTAGAGGACTATTCTGTAAGCAGTCTCTAGATATGGGTTTAGGTCAATTCTTTACTATTTTGGAATATGTTTGTTCTCAAACGGATACATATTTTGCCAAGGTAAATCCAGACTATACCTCTCAAGTTTGTCCTGAATGTGGAACCCATACAGGGAAGAAAGAACTCTCTCAAAGGGTTCACTCTTGCTCTGAATGTGGCTACACCGTGGATCGGGATGTTGCTGCTTCAATAATAGTAAAACAGCGTGGATTAACTGCGGTCGGTGCGCCCGTGGTCAAACAGCCCAGTAATGGCGTTCTGTCGGGGACTTCGGTCTAG
- the def gene encoding peptide deformylase — MTELLSIIEIGDPILRQKADPLETILDRAWQGWMDRLIATGLAAKGVGIAAPQVSESCRLFVVASRPNGRYPYAPEMEPTVMINPCILSYSGEMVKDWEGCLSVPGVRGLVKRDRQIEVSYLDRWGHPQQQVLTDFVARIFQHELDHLDGILFVDRLASEADRFTEEEYQALILSEAPLSKG; from the coding sequence ATGACTGAACTCCTCTCCATCATTGAGATCGGTGATCCTATTTTGCGCCAAAAGGCTGACCCCCTAGAGACTATTTTAGACCGGGCTTGGCAGGGGTGGATGGATCGTCTGATTGCTACGGGATTAGCGGCCAAGGGGGTGGGAATTGCAGCGCCGCAAGTCTCGGAGTCCTGCCGTTTGTTTGTGGTGGCCTCTCGACCTAATGGGCGCTATCCCTATGCTCCGGAGATGGAACCCACGGTGATGATTAACCCTTGTATTCTGAGCTATTCGGGGGAGATGGTGAAGGATTGGGAGGGGTGTTTGAGTGTGCCGGGTGTCCGGGGTTTGGTGAAGCGCGATCGCCAAATTGAGGTCAGTTATTTAGACCGTTGGGGACACCCTCAACAACAGGTTTTAACAGATTTTGTCGCACGGATTTTTCAGCATGAGTTAGATCATCTCGACGGCATTTTATTTGTGGATCGTTTGGCAAGCGAAGCCGATCGTTTTACTGAGGAAGAATATCAAGCCCTGATTCTGTCGGAAGCCCCCCTTTCCAAGGGATAA
- a CDS encoding adenylate/guanylate cyclase domain-containing protein, whose amino-acid sequence MTELRLRLHIEGTPERVVSVASSEFIIGRLPECDLCLPFSEISRHHTRIFQNSVQEWMIEDLGSTNGTLLNQVQLQGSAPLHHNDVVQVGNAFVIAYLIESSTATHTTEVSHSPTRMTILRSAEELQKQWLQSEDSSRGETFNIQQRAISRLQYLVEIAKDLNSAESIEAIFNRVQDVVFKELKNIQRLALLVDVDTNGELTLIDAATRFELPDYLNTRTHSWISRSICKQVFKEKVAIKTVDAQEDKRFEGEHSILAKGIRGALAVPLWDKNQVVGVMYADASLNLKTSDASEDEEDLSFFSTVANLVAYSVQRWLLTRKLQGEERIRQQLERYHSPSVVQQLIAVGALDHGRLKPKEAEISIIFADLVGFTAMSERMTPAQIAKLLDRFFEEMLQYVFKFGGTLDKFIGDCIMAFFGAPEPQSDHADRAVAAAVGMLRHLDRLNAAKVWPEPLEIHVAINSGKAVVGDVGSHQRVDYTVLGATVNLAARLEAICPPCECVISEDTYKRLKRPQGFYLLGERTFKGIDRPIKVYQTRHRQRSQSISQQPTAQI is encoded by the coding sequence ATGACAGAGTTACGGCTACGCTTACATATTGAAGGGACTCCGGAACGAGTGGTAAGTGTAGCATCATCTGAATTTATCATTGGTCGTCTACCTGAGTGTGATTTGTGTCTACCGTTTTCGGAAATTTCTCGACACCATACCCGGATTTTTCAAAACTCCGTACAGGAATGGATGATTGAGGATCTAGGGAGTACCAATGGCACACTTTTAAATCAAGTCCAGTTACAGGGATCTGCCCCACTACACCATAATGATGTGGTGCAAGTTGGAAATGCCTTCGTGATTGCCTATCTCATTGAATCGAGTACCGCTACCCACACGACGGAAGTCTCCCACAGTCCCACCCGCATGACGATTTTACGCAGTGCGGAGGAGTTACAAAAGCAATGGTTACAATCGGAAGATAGCAGTCGGGGGGAAACGTTTAATATTCAGCAACGGGCGATTTCTCGTTTACAGTATTTGGTGGAAATTGCCAAGGATTTAAACTCGGCCGAATCCATTGAGGCGATTTTCAATCGGGTGCAGGATGTGGTGTTTAAGGAATTAAAAAATATTCAACGTCTGGCGCTGCTGGTGGATGTGGATACGAATGGGGAATTAACGTTAATTGATGCGGCCACTCGTTTTGAACTCCCGGATTATCTGAACACGCGGACTCATAGCTGGATTAGTCGGAGTATCTGTAAACAGGTTTTTAAGGAAAAAGTAGCGATTAAAACCGTTGATGCTCAAGAAGATAAACGCTTTGAAGGAGAACATAGTATTTTAGCCAAAGGGATTCGCGGGGCTTTAGCGGTGCCCTTGTGGGATAAAAACCAAGTGGTGGGGGTAATGTATGCGGATGCGAGTTTGAATCTCAAAACCTCCGACGCTTCGGAAGATGAGGAGGATTTGAGCTTTTTCTCTACGGTGGCCAATTTGGTGGCCTATAGTGTGCAACGGTGGTTATTAACGCGGAAACTCCAAGGAGAGGAACGGATTCGGCAACAGTTGGAACGTTATCACTCCCCGTCGGTGGTGCAACAGTTAATTGCGGTGGGGGCGTTAGATCATGGAAGATTAAAGCCCAAGGAAGCAGAAATTAGTATTATTTTCGCCGATTTAGTGGGGTTTACGGCGATGTCGGAACGGATGACTCCGGCACAAATTGCCAAACTGTTGGATCGGTTTTTTGAGGAGATGTTGCAGTATGTGTTTAAGTTTGGGGGAACGTTAGATAAGTTTATTGGTGATTGTATTATGGCCTTTTTTGGTGCGCCGGAACCTCAATCCGACCACGCGGATCGGGCGGTAGCGGCGGCGGTGGGGATGTTGCGCCATTTAGACCGTTTAAATGCGGCGAAAGTCTGGCCGGAACCTTTAGAGATTCATGTGGCGATTAATAGCGGTAAAGCGGTAGTGGGGGATGTGGGGAGTCACCAACGGGTAGATTATACGGTATTGGGGGCGACGGTGAATCTAGCGGCTCGTTTGGAGGCCATTTGTCCCCCTTGTGAGTGTGTGATTTCGGAGGATACCTATAAACGGTTAAAACGCCCGCAAGGCTTCTATTTGCTGGGAGAACGGACGTTTAAGGGGATTGACCGACCGATTAAAGTTTACCAAACTCGTCACCGTCAGCGATCGCAATCTATCAGCCAACAACCCACCGCTCAAATTTGA
- a CDS encoding ankyrin repeat domain-containing protein, protein MQAQVANRFKVGQTILDLYRVKTILGEGGLGTVYQVHHEGWNQDLILKVPHPDVLAGVGGLESLQHTTGQWVDLGLHPHLVSCFYGRVVEDHPLIFTEAIGGGTLEQWISQERLYHGGNTAALKRIFDIGIQCAWALDYAHSKGLKHQNFKPSNVLLTSLGTVKVTDWGWGNLRAVHGGNVLWNPLDRRANEDKFTLTPWGGWTPAYCSPEQERGEAIHHQTDFWSWGLMVLEMFQGGRNWNRGAIASHLLHQYLQTTAPSHLPLMPEGLVHLLRHCFQEYPGDRPYRFQEVAGQLMQIYQAVIGTAYPRQALSQEPLAEHLNNRALALLDLGETSEALQLWDQALRHQPGHPESVYNCGLLLWRMRQITDATLLEELAKTLPPQASWLNSYLWGCIHWERDDCESALQMWGQMGEPVPEEVQTSIAQAQNRLSQSKRLCPTPLGQVRGQSNPTQVNAVCFSQDGRYGLAGKQDGTMELWDFQTHQRHVFAGEIGEAVQGVSITPDNRYVLSVGSKMLPPPPNHPAYPRQFIPVITLKVWSLISGKGLCMFEVPATPLEEQVSPRGELPPSEVAEIGEVLATFPPSTTLPRTQVLAASADGRYELWQDSLTLTLVEVATGQTLYMSQLNGDRILLTPQGRYALTVGETIKLWKLETGQCVREFDCRAMQQNAVCIFPNGRYFIAATVDYNLEIWSLATGRCLRTLKTDRTHITALTLSADGRYLVTAGQSLKLWSVETGRCLRTFSFQDSGQTVAISPDGHYALVGGMGVQLWQIHCYTPAPAAPLRLCTVHPTANLLSDSEIYEQELAQAKRAFGQGDTLTAVQCLRRARSLPGYRHEPRSLALWTELYTRLPRGPLQDAWEAFTLTGHYKAMTTVAFSADSQWLVSGSSDRTLKLWNVATGEAVRQFYQMGQEAITIVQFSPDGQYIFAGTSAGKVHIWEIESGICLYNLTVDSQGITALAVSPDGLYLMTGGYQGRVQLWEIATGRCLRTFSGHQTPITAVQFSPDGQYCISSEAGTSLAHQGYPSQTTTAPTPRTDGSVALALLSPTTLGNWQYWQIATGESLQTVSGLRSGLTSVTFSPDGNYVVSASTDHTLSVWAVRVGRKIRTLYGHEGIVTAVAFSPDGHYLLSGSLDQTLRLWNTTTGLCLRTFEESSPVLSVAFSRDGRYGVAARQDGTGQLWMLDWDLIEQPRSDWDERARPYLENFLTLHTPYAGDVPEELRADLKPSPRVYQRPVGFLGLLFVIAWACTALATEVFSESAINASLLALGMAGSVAGYFFSRQVGNPTLQLGSLFGAGIMIAIALMNAAEGLGSLAAALLGAIAAYVFTGLVLVIKSSNPASVVPGIRACQNLKAEFGKASTALILLSTLSGGMVVELLLDRGTLAPSYCAVILLVVLGYLIYQGGKVLRQQGKIPLSKISITLLCFMLALLSLGKWALPSAMGRTPSDVCHNLTFTQDYLDRAGRPNATVTLYYETSGGILQSRVLPILQCAVENNNLPLVQLLLKRGADPNQPNPQGQTALHKSVERNNLELTQLLLDGGATVNVVDQNQQSPLYLVQDNAIAQLLIQRGADVNLNTPNGSILHRAIAAGNTERVKMLIEAGASPNVVCSECLGTTPLHAAIRMNRQDLLDLLLTQEADFTIKDQDGNIPLALATKTGRTGMVQLLLSRGAPPLED, encoded by the coding sequence ATGCAGGCTCAGGTTGCCAACCGTTTTAAAGTCGGACAGACAATCCTCGACCTGTATCGGGTCAAAACCATCCTCGGAGAAGGGGGGTTAGGGACGGTTTATCAAGTCCACCATGAGGGCTGGAATCAGGACTTAATCTTGAAAGTGCCTCATCCTGATGTGCTGGCTGGGGTGGGTGGATTAGAAAGTCTGCAACATACAACCGGGCAGTGGGTTGATTTAGGATTACATCCCCATCTGGTGAGTTGCTTTTATGGGCGAGTTGTGGAAGATCATCCCCTGATTTTTACCGAGGCCATTGGTGGCGGAACTCTAGAACAGTGGATTAGTCAGGAGAGACTCTATCATGGGGGCAATACAGCCGCCCTCAAACGGATTTTCGATATTGGCATCCAATGCGCTTGGGCTTTGGATTATGCCCACAGTAAGGGTTTAAAACACCAGAATTTTAAGCCCAGTAATGTGTTGTTAACCTCACTCGGGACGGTTAAGGTGACGGATTGGGGTTGGGGAAATCTGCGGGCGGTTCATGGGGGGAATGTCCTGTGGAATCCTTTGGATCGGCGGGCGAACGAGGATAAATTTACCCTTACCCCTTGGGGCGGTTGGACTCCGGCCTATTGTTCCCCGGAACAGGAACGGGGGGAAGCCATTCACCACCAGACAGATTTCTGGAGTTGGGGGTTAATGGTGCTGGAAATGTTCCAAGGGGGGCGGAATTGGAATCGGGGGGCGATCGCGTCTCATTTACTCCATCAATATCTCCAAACGACAGCCCCTTCCCATTTGCCCTTGATGCCGGAAGGCTTGGTGCATCTACTCCGCCATTGTTTTCAAGAATATCCCGGCGATCGCCCCTATCGCTTCCAAGAGGTCGCCGGACAACTGATGCAGATTTATCAGGCAGTGATCGGCACCGCCTACCCCCGTCAAGCCTTGAGTCAAGAACCCTTAGCCGAACACCTCAACAACCGCGCCCTCGCCCTCTTAGACCTTGGGGAAACCTCCGAAGCCTTGCAACTGTGGGATCAAGCCCTACGCCATCAACCCGGACACCCGGAATCGGTCTATAACTGCGGGCTGCTGTTATGGCGAATGCGTCAGATTACCGATGCCACCCTACTAGAAGAACTGGCGAAAACCCTCCCCCCTCAAGCCTCTTGGTTAAATAGCTATCTCTGGGGCTGTATCCATTGGGAACGGGATGACTGTGAAAGTGCCTTGCAGATGTGGGGGCAAATGGGAGAACCCGTGCCGGAAGAAGTTCAAACCAGTATCGCCCAAGCTCAAAACCGTCTTTCTCAGTCGAAGCGCCTTTGTCCCACTCCTTTGGGGCAGGTGCGCGGCCAAAGTAACCCCACCCAAGTCAATGCAGTTTGTTTTAGTCAAGATGGGCGCTATGGGTTAGCCGGGAAACAAGATGGCACGATGGAATTGTGGGATTTTCAGACCCATCAACGGCACGTTTTCGCCGGGGAGATTGGGGAAGCGGTGCAAGGGGTGTCTATTACGCCGGATAACCGCTATGTCTTGTCCGTGGGGTCGAAAATGTTACCCCCACCCCCCAATCACCCGGCCTATCCCCGGCAGTTTATCCCAGTGATTACCCTCAAGGTGTGGAGTTTAATCAGTGGGAAAGGGCTGTGTATGTTTGAAGTCCCGGCCACTCCTTTGGAAGAACAGGTTAGCCCTCGGGGAGAATTGCCCCCCAGTGAGGTGGCGGAAATTGGGGAAGTGTTGGCGACGTTCCCCCCTTCTACCACCCTCCCCCGAACTCAAGTATTAGCCGCCAGTGCCGATGGGCGTTATGAACTGTGGCAGGATTCCCTGACGTTAACCTTGGTGGAAGTGGCCACGGGACAAACTCTATATATGAGCCAACTCAATGGCGATCGCATTCTCCTAACCCCTCAAGGTCGCTATGCCCTAACGGTCGGGGAAACCATCAAACTCTGGAAACTAGAAACCGGGCAATGTGTGCGGGAGTTCGACTGTCGAGCCATGCAGCAAAACGCCGTCTGTATTTTCCCCAATGGTCGTTATTTCATCGCCGCCACGGTGGACTATAACCTAGAAATCTGGTCACTGGCCACGGGGCGCTGTTTACGCACCCTGAAAACCGATCGGACCCATATCACCGCCCTAACCTTAAGTGCCGATGGGCGCTATCTGGTCACAGCCGGACAGTCCCTCAAACTCTGGTCAGTGGAAACTGGGCGCTGTTTACGCACCTTTAGCTTTCAAGATAGCGGCCAAACCGTCGCCATTAGTCCCGATGGTCATTATGCCCTGGTGGGGGGGATGGGAGTACAACTGTGGCAAATTCACTGTTATACCCCCGCCCCCGCTGCTCCCTTGCGTCTTTGCACCGTTCACCCCACCGCTAACTTGCTTTCGGACTCAGAAATCTACGAGCAGGAACTGGCTCAAGCCAAACGGGCTTTTGGACAGGGGGACACCCTGACCGCCGTCCAATGTTTACGTCGGGCGCGCTCCCTGCCGGGCTACCGCCACGAACCCCGTTCCCTCGCCCTCTGGACGGAACTCTATACCCGTCTGCCTCGGGGCCCCTTACAAGATGCTTGGGAAGCCTTCACGTTGACGGGACATTATAAGGCCATGACCACGGTAGCCTTTAGTGCCGATAGTCAATGGTTGGTATCGGGAAGTAGCGATCGCACGCTCAAACTCTGGAACGTCGCCACCGGAGAAGCCGTCCGCCAGTTCTATCAAATGGGGCAAGAAGCCATCACCATCGTTCAATTTAGCCCCGATGGTCAATATATCTTTGCCGGGACGAGTGCCGGGAAGGTGCATATTTGGGAAATTGAAAGCGGAATCTGTCTCTATAACTTGACCGTAGACTCCCAAGGCATCACCGCCCTAGCCGTCAGTCCCGATGGTCTGTATCTCATGACCGGAGGCTATCAAGGCCGAGTGCAACTGTGGGAAATTGCCACCGGGCGCTGTTTGCGCACCTTTAGCGGTCACCAAACCCCCATCACCGCCGTTCAATTTAGCCCCGATGGTCAATACTGCATCTCTAGCGAAGCCGGAACCAGCCTCGCCCATCAAGGCTATCCCAGCCAAACCACCACCGCCCCCACCCCCAGAACCGACGGTTCCGTTGCCCTCGCCCTGCTTTCTCCCACCACCTTGGGCAACTGGCAATACTGGCAAATTGCCACCGGGGAATCTTTGCAAACCGTGTCCGGGTTGCGTTCCGGCTTAACCTCCGTTACCTTTAGCCCTGATGGGAACTATGTAGTCTCCGCCAGCACCGACCACACCCTCTCAGTTTGGGCGGTGCGCGTGGGGCGAAAAATTCGCACCCTCTACGGCCATGAAGGCATTGTGACGGCCGTCGCCTTTAGCCCCGATGGTCATTATCTACTCTCGGGTAGTTTAGACCAAACCCTGCGCCTCTGGAATACTACGACGGGGCTGTGTTTGCGCACCTTTGAAGAATCTTCCCCCGTGTTGAGTGTGGCCTTTAGTCGAGATGGCCGTTATGGGGTGGCCGCCCGTCAAGATGGGACGGGTCAACTGTGGATGTTAGACTGGGATTTAATCGAACAACCCCGCTCCGATTGGGACGAACGAGCTAGACCCTATTTAGAAAACTTTTTAACCTTACACACGCCTTATGCGGGGGATGTACCCGAAGAACTGCGCGCCGACCTCAAACCCTCCCCTCGGGTTTATCAGCGCCCGGTGGGCTTTCTGGGGCTGTTATTTGTCATCGCTTGGGCTTGTACGGCCTTGGCGACGGAGGTCTTTTCTGAGTCAGCCATCAATGCCAGTTTATTGGCTTTGGGGATGGCGGGGAGTGTAGCGGGGTATTTCTTCAGTCGGCAAGTGGGCAATCCCACCTTACAATTAGGGTCACTCTTCGGCGCGGGGATTATGATTGCTATTGCCTTGATGAACGCCGCCGAAGGGTTGGGTTCTCTGGCCGCGGCTTTATTGGGTGCGATCGCCGCCTATGTATTCACGGGCTTAGTTCTAGTAATTAAAAGTTCTAATCCCGCCTCTGTGGTACCCGGGATTCGCGCTTGCCAAAACCTAAAAGCCGAATTCGGCAAAGCTTCCACGGCTTTGATTCTCTTAAGCACTCTGAGCGGGGGGATGGTGGTGGAATTACTCTTAGATCGGGGAACCCTCGCCCCGTCTTATTGTGCCGTGATCTTGTTGGTCGTCTTGGGATACTTAATTTATCAAGGGGGCAAAGTGCTGCGCCAACAAGGGAAGATTCCCCTGTCTAAAATCAGCATCACGTTACTTTGTTTCATGTTAGCCCTGCTATCCTTGGGAAAATGGGCGCTCCCTAGTGCCATGGGGCGAACCCCCTCCGATGTGTGCCATAACCTCACCTTTACTCAAGATTATCTCGACCGGGCGGGTCGTCCGAACGCCACTGTCACCCTATACTATGAAACCTCCGGGGGCATTCTTCAATCCCGGGTTTTACCCATCCTTCAGTGTGCGGTGGAGAACAATAACCTGCCCTTAGTGCAGTTATTATTGAAGCGAGGGGCAGATCCCAATCAACCCAACCCTCAAGGACAGACAGCCCTACATAAAAGCGTCGAACGGAATAATCTGGAATTGACCCAGTTATTGCTTGATGGGGGCGCAACGGTGAATGTTGTAGACCAGAATCAGCAGTCTCCTTTGTATTTAGTTCAGGATAATGCGATCGCCCAACTCCTAATCCAACGGGGAGCAGACGTTAACCTCAACACCCCCAACGGTTCAATTCTCCACCGAGCCATTGCGGCCGGAAACACCGAACGGGTGAAAATGCTCATAGAAGCCGGAGCCAGTCCTAATGTCGTTTGCTCAGAATGTCTCGGCACAACCCCCCTCCATGCCGCCATCCGCATGAATCGTCAAGACTTACTTGATTTACTGCTCACTCAGGAGGCGGATTTTACCATCAAAGATCAAGACGGCAATATCCCCCTTGCTTTGGCCACCAAAACCGGACGCACTGGCATGGTACAACTTCTGCTCAGTCGCGGCGCTCCCCCTTTAGAAGATTGA
- a CDS encoding HNH endonuclease has product MGKVLVLNASYEPLNITSWRRAVVLLLKGKAEQLEFETQEIYRRFPTPTVIRLRYYVRVPYKEIPLTRRNILERDDHSCQYCRFRGDNLTLDHVIPRSRGGGDTWENLVSACVRCNVHKGNRTPNEAQMPLLSQPRRPYSSLHFEIARYIRSGRNEEWKKYVIGI; this is encoded by the coding sequence ATGGGCAAGGTTCTGGTGCTGAACGCCTCCTATGAACCGCTCAACATCACGAGTTGGCGGCGAGCGGTCGTTTTGTTACTTAAGGGAAAAGCCGAACAGCTTGAGTTTGAAACCCAAGAGATTTATAGGCGCTTCCCTACCCCGACGGTGATTCGACTGCGTTATTATGTGCGAGTTCCTTACAAAGAGATTCCGCTGACCCGGAGGAATATTCTCGAACGAGATGACCACTCTTGTCAATACTGTCGTTTCCGAGGGGATAATTTAACCTTAGATCATGTGATTCCGCGCTCCCGAGGGGGAGGAGACACTTGGGAGAATTTAGTCTCTGCTTGTGTGCGTTGTAATGTCCACAAAGGCAATCGGACTCCGAATGAGGCGCAGATGCCTTTACTGAGCCAACCTCGTCGCCCTTATAGTAGTCTACATTTTGAAATCGCCCGCTATATTCGCAGTGGTCGGAATGAGGAATGGAAAAAATATGTTATTGGGATTTAA
- the larE gene encoding ATP-dependent sacrificial sulfur transferase LarE — translation MLEAKLTQLHTLFASMDRALIAYSGGIDSTLVAKVAYDVLGDRALAVTAISPSLLPEDLEDAKIQAATLGIQHHCVETHEMSNPQYTANPVNRCYFCKSELHDTLKPLAQEWGYPYVIDGVNADDLKDYRPGIQAAKERGARSPLAELGITKTQVRQLSQHLGLPWWDKPAQPCLSSRFPYGEEITIAKLQRVGRAEVHLRKLGLQNIRVRSAGDTARIELPPHEIKEFVLSTDLPSLVQAFQALGFLYVTLDLEGYQSGKLNRVLELASTSA, via the coding sequence ATGTTAGAGGCCAAGCTGACTCAACTACACACTTTATTTGCCTCAATGGATCGGGCATTGATTGCCTATTCCGGGGGAATTGATAGTACCTTAGTGGCCAAGGTGGCCTATGATGTTTTAGGCGATCGCGCTCTGGCCGTTACGGCTATCTCTCCGTCCCTCCTACCGGAAGATTTAGAAGATGCCAAAATTCAAGCCGCTACCTTGGGGATTCAACATCACTGCGTCGAAACCCACGAAATGAGCAACCCCCAATATACCGCCAACCCCGTCAACCGCTGTTATTTCTGTAAAAGCGAACTTCACGACACCTTAAAACCCCTCGCCCAAGAATGGGGGTATCCTTATGTGATTGATGGGGTGAATGCAGACGACTTAAAAGACTATCGCCCCGGCATTCAAGCCGCCAAAGAACGAGGAGCGCGATCGCCCTTAGCCGAACTCGGCATTACCAAAACCCAAGTCCGCCAACTTAGTCAGCACTTAGGTTTACCCTGGTGGGATAAACCCGCTCAACCTTGTCTCAGTTCTCGGTTTCCCTACGGCGAAGAAATCACCATCGCCAAATTACAACGAGTCGGCCGGGCCGAAGTCCACTTACGCAAATTAGGACTACAAAATATCCGCGTCCGTTCCGCAGGAGACACCGCCCGGATTGAACTCCCCCCCCATGAAATTAAAGAGTTTGTCTTAAGTACAGACTTACCCTCCCTCGTCCAAGCCTTCCAAGCACTAGGCTTTCTTTACGTTACCTTGGATCTCGAAGGCTATCAAAGCGGCAAACTGAATCGAGTTTTGGAACTCGCTTCCACCTCTGCCTGA
- a CDS encoding ABC transporter permease yields MNGGRVWAIAANGFREVIRDRILYLLGLFGLLLVAAVSFLPEVSALTEDKIFLDFGLGVIGLLTSVVAIFVGTGLISKEIEKHTVLVMIPKPVSPSEFIVGKHLGLWMVLAVLLLSMTGIYLGLLLASNIIFPLSSIALSLLYLWLELGVLVATALMFGSFTSSLLAVLLSLAVYVMGHLSPDLVALGKLSKNPTIEAVTQNLYLVLPDLSRLNFRNEAVYGLVPPSLELLGSGVYALVYMIVLLTVAILIFSRRQF; encoded by the coding sequence GTGAATGGGGGAAGAGTTTGGGCGATCGCAGCCAATGGGTTTCGAGAGGTCATCCGCGATCGCATTTTGTATCTACTCGGTTTATTCGGTTTGCTGTTGGTGGCGGCAGTATCCTTTCTGCCCGAGGTTTCAGCCCTGACAGAAGACAAAATTTTTCTCGATTTTGGCTTAGGGGTGATTGGTCTGCTAACCAGTGTCGTGGCGATTTTTGTCGGCACAGGATTAATCAGTAAGGAAATTGAAAAACACACGGTACTGGTCATGATACCTAAACCCGTGAGTCCTTCAGAGTTCATTGTGGGTAAGCATTTAGGACTCTGGATGGTTCTAGCCGTCTTGCTCCTCAGTATGACGGGAATTTATCTGGGATTGTTGTTGGCCTCTAATATTATATTTCCTCTGTCCTCTATTGCCCTCTCCTTACTGTACCTGTGGTTAGAATTGGGGGTGCTAGTGGCTACGGCCTTGATGTTTGGGTCTTTTACCAGTTCCCTGTTAGCGGTTTTACTCTCCTTGGCCGTCTATGTGATGGGACATTTAAGCCCGGATTTGGTGGCCTTGGGGAAACTGAGCAAAAACCCAACGATTGAAGCGGTGACGCAGAATCTCTATCTCGTGTTGCCGGATTTATCCCGTCTCAATTTCCGCAATGAGGCCGTTTATGGTTTAGTTCCCCCAAGTCTTGAATTGTTGGGGAGTGGGGTTTATGCCTTGGTGTATATGATTGTTTTGTTGACAGTGGCGATTCTCATTTTCTCCCGTAGGCAGTTTTAG